The following are encoded in a window of Fusarium oxysporum f. sp. lycopersici 4287 chromosome 5, whole genome shotgun sequence genomic DNA:
- a CDS encoding ATP-dependent DNA helicase 2 subunit 2, producing MAEKEATVFILDLGSTMAQTQSGRSESDLEYSMQYVWDKIIDIVAANRKTLCVGVLGLRTDETDNMLQDDDGYENIAVLQELGPMTMSSLRNLQSLVKPSNTWSGDAVSAIVLAVDMIDTFTKKLKWNRKIFLVTDGQGPMDADDLGDISKKMNDSNIQLTVLGVDFDDPEYGFKEEDKPSTKKENEQALRSLVNDCQDGVIANITEAIDELDTPRIKAVKPYKTYDGPLTLGDPNTFPAALNINVERYFKTKLARPLTASTVVVKSEGAPDSEPTQADADDMEGIEFSAVKQARSYKVNDPDAPGGKRDVEFDDLAKGYEYGRTAVHISESEYNITKIDTQKSFSIVGFIPCSKYEPFLNLGETCVTVARKFDAKSALALSSLVWALSELESYAIARIVTKDGKDPLLVLLAPSVEPDMECLYDIPLPFAEDIRSYQFPPLDKVITVTGQTLTTHRLLPTDELSDAMSDYVDAMDLSTYGLDDKGDPDEYVSIDETFNPTVHRVNHAVKSRALHPERPVPDVPSILLRFSHPTQDLIETVQRKVDALVEAADVKKVPPKAKGKRGRETVKPISGLDVDALLGEEEKGDISPDNAVPEFKQMLAATEELSQIEEAAKQMGAIISTFVTESFGDAKYQRALECLGVMREELINLEEPGLYNTFMQDMKKQLISGALGGDRRDFWFKVRWGRLGLIDKQQSEVSDVSPEDADEFYKLK from the exons ATGGCTGAGAAGGAAGCGACCGTTTTCATATTGGACCTTGGGTCGACTATGGCCCAAACTCAGAGTGGAAGATCAGAGTCTGATCTGGAATACAGTATGCAATACGTATGGGACAAAATCATAGACATCGTGGCAGCAAACAGGAAAACGCTATGCGTTGGCGTATTGGGTCTGAGAACAGATGAGACTGACAACATGCTACAAGACGATGATGGGTATGAGAACATCGCAGTGTTGCAGGAGCTGGGACCGATGACCATGTCATCTCTGAGGAATCTTCAATCACTTGTCAAGCCGAGCAATACATGGTCTGGAGATGCTGTTTCAGCCATTGtgttggctgttgatatgATTGATACATTCacaaagaagctcaagtgGAACAGAAAAATCTTCTTGGTCACGGACGGCCAAGGTCCAATGGATGCGGATGACTTGGGTGACATTTCTAAGAAGATGAATGACTCCAACATCCAGCTCACTGTCCT GGGAGTAGACTTTGATGACCCGGAATACGGCTTTAAGGAAGAGGATAAGCCGAGCACAAAG AAAGAGAATGAGCAAGCCTTGAGATCGCTTGTCAATGACTGTCAAGATGGAGTTATTGCAAACATTACAGAGGCCATCGACGAGTTAGATACCCCACGAATCAAGGCAGTGAAGCCTTACAAGACTTATGATGGTCCTCTTACCCTCGGAGACCCCAACACATTTCCTGCTGCGTTGAATATCAATGTGGAAAGATATTTCAAGACCAAGCTGGCGCGACCTTTGACTGCAAGCACAGTCGTTGTCAAGTCAGAAGGTGCACCGGATTCTGAACCTACGCAAGCTGACGCTGACGATATGGAGGGAATTGAGTTCTCTGCTGTGAAGCAAGCTCGTTCTTACAAAGTCAATGACCCAGATGCACCAGGAGGAAAACGAGACGTTGAGtttgatgatcttgccaaGGGTTATGAATATGGCCGAACTGCAGTGCATATCAGCGAGTCGGAATACAATATCACCAAGATTGACACACAAAAGAGCTTCTCAATCGTTGGCTTCATTCCATGCTCAAAG TACGAGCCTTTCCTTAACCTCGGTGAGACTTGCGTGACAGTAGCTCGCAAGTTCGATGCCAAATCTGCTCTTGCCCTTTCGTCCCTTGTATGGGCCCTCTCGGAGCTTGAGTCTTATGCAATCGCTCGAATTGTGACCAAAGATGGCAAAGATCcattgttggtgttgctcGCACCCAGTGTGGAGCCAGACATGGAATGCCTGTACGATATCCCACTGCCATTTGCAGAGGACATCCGAAGCTACCAGTTTCCTCCTTTGGACAAGGTGATCACGGTTACTGGCCAGACCCTTACAACGCACAGGCTATTGCCCACGGATGAGCTGAGTGATGCGATGAGCGACTATGTCGACGCAATGGACCTGTCGACATACGGACTAGATGACAAGGG CGATCCAGATGAATACGTCTCCATTGACGAGACTTTCAACCCTACGGTTCACAGGGTGAACCATGCCGTGAAATCACGAGCACTGCACCCAGAAAGACCAGTTCCAGATGTTCCTTCCATCTTGCTGCGATTTTCTCACCCAACTCAAGATCTGATTGAAACAGTTCAGAGGAAGGTGGATgctcttgttgaagctgcAGATGTGAAGAAAG TTCCGCCCAAGGCCAAAGGAAAGCGTGGCCGAGAAACCGTCAAACCCATTTCTGGTCTTGATGTGGATGCTCTGCTgggcgaagaggagaagggcGACATTAGCCCTGATAACGCAGTACCcgagttcaagcagatgCTTGCTGCAACCGAGGAGCTTTCTCAAATCGAGGAGGCAGCAAAGCAGATGGGCGCAATCATCTCTACGTTTGTCACGGAGAGCTTTGGGGATGCCAAGTATCAACGTGCTCTGGAATGTCTTGGCGTCATGAGGGAGGaactcatcaacctcgaagaACCAGGCCTATACAATACTTTCATGCAAgacatgaagaagcagctcATCTCCGGGGCACTTGGAGGCGACAGACGAGACTTCTGGTTTAAGGTCCGATGGGGTCGTCTTGGTCTCATTGATAAACAGCAGTCAGAGGTGTCTGATGTATCACCAGAAGATGCAGACGAG TTCTACAAATTAAAGTAG
- a CDS encoding 50S ribosomal protein L24e yields the protein MPESFASVAANATRTYVYNAQLTKDLAADTLLQFKMKRNPRKLKWTKAFRKAAGKEMTVDSTLQFAARRNVPVRYDRDLMAKTLKAMERVSEIRQRRERVFYKKRMAGKRERELTLARKLVAENEHLLPRMRGSEKKRLRDLGMTEEEIEEMEPDREKTKAFGGEKKKVAIALEVDEDDDEDEEGDSGMFDDEDDEDEDGDEDDEMDDIDMDAD from the coding sequence ATGCCAGAGTCTTTCGCTTCTGTCGCAGCAAATGCCACAAGAACGTACGTCTACAATGCTCAACTTACCAAAGACCTCGCCGCTGATACACTTTTGCAGTTTAAGATGAAGCGTAACCCTCGCAAGCTGAAGTGGACCAAGGCTTTCCGCAAGGCCGCCGGCAAGGAGATGACTGTCGACTCAACACTGCAGTTCGCCGCTCGCCGCAACGTCCCCGTTCGCTACGACCGAGACCTCATGGCCAAGACCCTCAAGGCCATGGAGCGTGTGTCCGAGATCCGCCAACGTCGCGAGCGCGTCTTCTACAAGAAGCGCATGGCTGGCAAGCGTGAGCGTGAGCTTACCCTCGCACGCAAGCTGGTCGCCGAGAACGAGCATCTCCTGCCCCGCATGCGCGGCAGCGAGAAGAAGCGCCTGCGCGACCTGGGCAtgactgaggaggagatcgagGAGATGGAGCCTGACCGCGAGAAGACCAAGGCCTTCGgtggcgagaagaagaaggtcgcCATTGcgcttgaggttgacgaggatgacgatgaggatgaagagggcgaCAGCGGCATgttcgacgatgaagacgatgaggacgaggacggtgacgaggatgacgagaTGGACGATATCGACATGGATGCCGATTGA
- a CDS encoding 50S ribosomal protein L24e, whose protein sequence is MRIETCYFCSRPAYPSKGITFVRNDARVFRFCRSKCHKNFKMKRNPRKLKWTKAFRKAAGKEMTVDSTLQFAARRNVPVRYDRDLMAKTLKAMERVSEIRQRRERVFYKKRMAGKRERELTLARKLVAENEHLLPRMRGSEKKRLRDLGMTEEEIEEMEPDREKTKAFGGEKKKVAIALEVDEDDDEDEEGDSGMFDDEDDEDEDGDEDDEMDDIDMDAD, encoded by the exons ATGAG AATCGAAACCTGTTACTTTTGCAGTCGCCCTGCTTATCCCAGCAAAGGTATCACCTTTGTGCGAAACGATGCCAGAGTCTTTCGCTTCTGTCGCAGCAAATGCCACAAGAAC TTTAAGATGAAGCGTAACCCTCGCAAGCTGAAGTGGACCAAGGCTTTCCGCAAGGCCGCCGGCAAGGAGATGACTGTCGACTCAACACTGCAGTTCGCCGCTCGCCGCAACGTCCCCGTTCGCTACGACCGAGACCTCATGGCCAAGACCCTCAAGGCCATGGAGCGTGTGTCCGAGATCCGCCAACGTCGCGAGCGCGTCTTCTACAAGAAGCGCATGGCTGGCAAGCGTGAGCGTGAGCTTACCCTCGCACGCAAGCTGGTCGCCGAGAACGAGCATCTCCTGCCCCGCATGCGCGGCAGCGAGAAGAAGCGCCTGCGCGACCTGGGCAtgactgaggaggagatcgagGAGATGGAGCCTGACCGCGAGAAGACCAAGGCCTTCGgtggcgagaagaagaaggtcgcCATTGcgcttgaggttgacgaggatgacgatgaggatgaagagggcgaCAGCGGCATgttcgacgatgaagacgatgaggacgaggacggtgacgaggatgacgagaTGGACGATATCGACATGGATGCCGATTGA
- a CDS encoding mitochondrial import inner membrane translocase subunit TIM14, with translation MASVMAIGAGAAVAAFLGRAGLVAWRRSRGGVGAMGKAFYKGGFEPKMTKKEATLILSLNERAVTKDKVRKAHRTLMLLNHPDRGGSPYLATKVNEAKEFLDKNS, from the exons ATGGCTTCTGTTATGGCTATAGGTGCTGGCGCTGCCGTCGCGGCCTTTTTG GGCCGAGCTGGTCTTGTCGCATGGAGGCGATCCCGAGGCGGCGTTGGAGCCATGGGCAAGGCTTTCTACAAGGGCGGTTTCGAGCCCAAGatgaccaagaaggaggctaCTCTCATCCTGTCTCTCAA CGAGCGAGCTGTTACCAAGGATAAGGTCCGAAAGGCTCACCGAACTCTCATGCTTCTTAACCATCCCGATCGAGGCGGCAGCCCCTACCTTGCGACCAAAGTAAACGAGGCCAAAGAGTTCTTGGACAAAAACAGTTAA
- a CDS encoding ATP-dependent DNA helicase 2 subunit 2 → MAEKEATVFILDLGSTMAQTQSGRSESDLEYSMQYVWDKIIDIVAANRKTLCVGVLGLRTDETDNMLQDDDGYENIAVLQELGPMTMSSLRNLQSLVKPSNTWSGDAVSAIVLAVDMIDTFTKKLKWNRKIFLVTDGQGPMDADDLGDISKKMNDSNIQLTVLGVDFDDPEYGFKEEDKPSTKKENEQALRSLVNDCQDGVIANITEAIDELDTPRIKAVKPYKTYDGPLTLGDPNTFPAALNINVERYFKTKLARPLTASTVVVKSEGAPDSEPTQADADDMEGIEFSAVKQARSYKVNDPDAPGGKRDVEFDDLAKGYEYGRTAVHISESEYNITKIDTQKSFSIVGFIPCSKYEPFLNLGETCVTVARKFDAKSALALSSLVWALSELESYAIARIVTKDGKDPLLVLLAPSVEPDMECLYDIPLPFAEDIRSYQFPPLDKVITVTGQTLTTHRLLPTDELSDAMSDYVDAMDLSTYGLDDKGDPDEYVSIDETFNPTVHRVNHAVKSRALHPERPVPDVPSILLRFSHPTQDLIETVQRKVDALVEAADVKKGLFQSF, encoded by the exons ATGGCTGAGAAGGAAGCGACCGTTTTCATATTGGACCTTGGGTCGACTATGGCCCAAACTCAGAGTGGAAGATCAGAGTCTGATCTGGAATACAGTATGCAATACGTATGGGACAAAATCATAGACATCGTGGCAGCAAACAGGAAAACGCTATGCGTTGGCGTATTGGGTCTGAGAACAGATGAGACTGACAACATGCTACAAGACGATGATGGGTATGAGAACATCGCAGTGTTGCAGGAGCTGGGACCGATGACCATGTCATCTCTGAGGAATCTTCAATCACTTGTCAAGCCGAGCAATACATGGTCTGGAGATGCTGTTTCAGCCATTGtgttggctgttgatatgATTGATACATTCacaaagaagctcaagtgGAACAGAAAAATCTTCTTGGTCACGGACGGCCAAGGTCCAATGGATGCGGATGACTTGGGTGACATTTCTAAGAAGATGAATGACTCCAACATCCAGCTCACTGTCCT GGGAGTAGACTTTGATGACCCGGAATACGGCTTTAAGGAAGAGGATAAGCCGAGCACAAAG AAAGAGAATGAGCAAGCCTTGAGATCGCTTGTCAATGACTGTCAAGATGGAGTTATTGCAAACATTACAGAGGCCATCGACGAGTTAGATACCCCACGAATCAAGGCAGTGAAGCCTTACAAGACTTATGATGGTCCTCTTACCCTCGGAGACCCCAACACATTTCCTGCTGCGTTGAATATCAATGTGGAAAGATATTTCAAGACCAAGCTGGCGCGACCTTTGACTGCAAGCACAGTCGTTGTCAAGTCAGAAGGTGCACCGGATTCTGAACCTACGCAAGCTGACGCTGACGATATGGAGGGAATTGAGTTCTCTGCTGTGAAGCAAGCTCGTTCTTACAAAGTCAATGACCCAGATGCACCAGGAGGAAAACGAGACGTTGAGtttgatgatcttgccaaGGGTTATGAATATGGCCGAACTGCAGTGCATATCAGCGAGTCGGAATACAATATCACCAAGATTGACACACAAAAGAGCTTCTCAATCGTTGGCTTCATTCCATGCTCAAAG TACGAGCCTTTCCTTAACCTCGGTGAGACTTGCGTGACAGTAGCTCGCAAGTTCGATGCCAAATCTGCTCTTGCCCTTTCGTCCCTTGTATGGGCCCTCTCGGAGCTTGAGTCTTATGCAATCGCTCGAATTGTGACCAAAGATGGCAAAGATCcattgttggtgttgctcGCACCCAGTGTGGAGCCAGACATGGAATGCCTGTACGATATCCCACTGCCATTTGCAGAGGACATCCGAAGCTACCAGTTTCCTCCTTTGGACAAGGTGATCACGGTTACTGGCCAGACCCTTACAACGCACAGGCTATTGCCCACGGATGAGCTGAGTGATGCGATGAGCGACTATGTCGACGCAATGGACCTGTCGACATACGGACTAGATGACAAGGG CGATCCAGATGAATACGTCTCCATTGACGAGACTTTCAACCCTACGGTTCACAGGGTGAACCATGCCGTGAAATCACGAGCACTGCACCCAGAAAGACCAGTTCCAGATGTTCCTTCCATCTTGCTGCGATTTTCTCACCCAACTCAAGATCTGATTGAAACAGTTCAGAGGAAGGTGGATgctcttgttgaagctgcAGATGTGAAGAAAGGTTTGTTCCAGTCCTTTTAG